TGAGCTGGCATTTTTTTGTTTGATAAGCTATGTCGTTATGAAGCGGTCCTTGGTCAAGTGTATTTATCAGATTATCAGTGGTACAGGATGCCATCAAGATCAGTATGATGAGCAATTGAAGTTTATAGATATGCTACTCCAAAAATCTATGCAATTGGAACTGCAACGATATGGTGTATTTTATTGTCTTTTCGATACGGTGGGTTTTGCAAGACTGTTGAAACTGATGTTTAACTTTATACCAATACTGAGTAAGTA
The nucleotide sequence above comes from Pedobacter sp. MC2016-14. Encoded proteins:
- a CDS encoding DUF4288 domain-containing protein, encoding MKRSLVKCIYQIISGTGCHQDQYDEQLKFIDMLLQKSMQLELQRYGVFYCLFDTVGFARLLKLMFNFIPILSK